A stretch of DNA from Melioribacteraceae bacterium 4301-Me:
ATTCTGATAAATTCCTTCAACCCCATCTTTGATGACGAATGTTTTAAATCCATTTTTTAATGCATCAAGGACTGTTTGTTTAACGCAATATTCTGCAGTTAATCCTGTGACATAAAATTCGTCGATATTATTTCTTTTAAGATAATCTACAAGATTTTCATTTGTTGCTTCGAATGCTGAGTATCCATCATCTTTATCACCTGTTCCTTTGAGAAATACTTTATGAATTTTTTCTGAGTTCAAACCTTCTGGGAATTCAGCACCATAAGAATTTTGAATGCAATGTTTAGGCCATTTATTAAAATGAACCGAATTTTCCGGATGCCAATCTTTTGATGCTAAAACAAAATCGAATTTATCCATTAGTTTGTTAATTACAGGAATTATAATATCTCCCTTTGGTGTTGGCAAAGCGCCGTTTGGGCAAAAATCATTTTGTAAGTCAACTATAAATAAAGCTTTCATTTCAGACACCTCCTTTCATTTTTGTAATCAATTCATCGCGTAATTGTTTTAAATTAGGACTCAAGCCGACTTTATAAATATGCGGAAATTCAAATCTCTTATGTTCATCTGGAAGAAGAGAGAAACGATACTCTGAATATGCTGCGATTTCTTTAACTGATTTGAAGTTTATTGATGGAGCTCCGTTTTTGAAAACCTGTGCGGTTAGAGATTCATAGTGCAAATCTTTTAGTTTGCACTTTTTGTAGATATCGTGCGGATGAAGCATAACGTCGATATCAGTTTCGTTTTCCAAAGCTATGCAGTCGGCATAGAATTTATTTTCACCGTTAAAGTATCGATAAATTTTCTTTATGCCGGGCAGTGTTATCTTGCTAACGTCTTCTGAAAGTTTGATAGTTGGATTATTATTAATCGTGCTTATCTTGTAAACACCGTCTAAAGCAGCGTCTTTTTGGCCTGTAATTAAATTTGTACCGACTCCAAATGCATCAATTGGTGCTCCTTGCTCAATAAGACTTTTAATTAAATATTCATCCAGTTGATTTGAAGCAATTATTTTAACATAGTTTAGTTCGGCTTCGTCAAGCATTTTACGCGCTTTTTTCGAGAGATAAGCTAAGTCGCCGCTATCTAATCTTACTGCCGAAAGTTTGTGTCCATTTTGTTCCATTTCTTTAGCAATTTTGATTGCGTTTGGGATGCCGCTTTTTAGAGTATCGTAAGTATCGACCAGCAAGACGCAATTATCTGGGTAGAGTTCTGCAAATTTTCGGAAAGCTGTGAGCTCGTCCCCAAAGCTTTGTATCCATGAATGAGCTTGGGTACCGGTAGGAATTAAATCATAAATAAATGCACTGTAAACATTTGATGTGTTATCCATTCCGCCAATAATTGCAGCTTTGCTGGCAAATAGAGCTGCAAATCCTTGAGCACGCCTTAAACCAAAGTCAGCTAATTTTCTTTTGCCAGCTGAGTATCTAAGTCTCCTTGCTTTTGTTGCAATAAGAGATTCGAAATTAATTACATTTAAAATAATCGATTCGAGAAGTTGAGTTTCAATTATACTACCTTCAACTCTAATCAATGGTTCGTTTGGGAAAACGATTTCACCTTCAGGCACGGAAAAAATGTTACCGGAAAATTTGAAATTTTTTAAGTAATCAAGAAATTCATTTTTGAATCCATGTTTGTGTAAAAAATCAATTGCTCCATTGTTGTATGTAAATTCACTAATTAATTCGAGCATGTCCTGTAGCCCAGCAAAAATTGCATAACCTGAGTTGAAAGGATTGTTTCTAAAAAAATAGTCGAAATTTGCTTGGCGATTTCCTATCCCAGTTAAAAAATAGCCTTGAGCCATTGTCAGTTCGTAGTAGTCAAGATAAAGTCCAATATTATCCTTAAAAAAATTCATTACGAAATTTTCTTGTTTTTTTGTCCATTAAATTATTAATCATTTTTTAAACAAACTATCTTTATTTATACCGTTTATGTTCTTCTCGTTAGTTAAAATTCTTCTTTAATAATTTGGTTGTCTGGAATACCGAGATTATCAAATATTTTTTCCAATGCATTCATCATAGGCGGTGGGCCACATAAATAAAACATCTTATTAAAATCATTGACAACTGATTTAAGGAATTCTTCAGTAATAAATCCGTAATGATACTTGTCGGATTTTTGATGTGATAAAATATTTATAAAATTTTTGCCAAGCATTTTTTCGAATTCATCTTTGTGTATTATATCAGCCTCGGTTTTATTTGCAAAAATCAGTTTATTATTCCCAAGTTGATTTTTAGAATTCAGTTCCCGAAGGATTGCAATAAAAGGAGTTACACCGGCTCCGCCGGCGATAAAATATCCTTCACCTTTGTAACTGATTGCGCCCCAGGGATCATCAATAATTAGTTCATCACCCGGTTTCAGTTTCCCGATTTCTTTTGTCACACCATTGTGGTCATTATAAATTTTTATTGTAAACTCAAGATAATCCCACTCATTAAGCGATGTAAATGTAAAGGAACGTTTTTGTTCTGCCAATTTAGGTTTATTTATTGCAACATCTGTTGCTTGACCGGGAATAAAACTGTATCCTTTAGGTTTTTCTACCTTTAATGATTTTACATCGTGTGTAAGGTTTTTTGTATCAAGAATTTTTAACTTATGTTCTGCCATTGTGTTCCTTTCAATTATGTTTTAGAAAAACAATTGCTCATTTACTTTTTTTATATCTGGAAACATAATTTCCGACTTCAGATCTAAAACCAACTGCAAGTCTATTCCAACTATTTATTGCTACGATTGCCAGAGTTAATTCTACAAGTTCTTTTGGGGTGAATAACTTTTCAGCTTCCGCATACACTTCATCAGGTGCCCCTGATTGCGGTAAATTTGTTAATGCTTCACACCAGGCGAGAGCAGCTCTTTCGCGTTCGGAATAAAAAGGAGCTTCGCGCCAGGCAGAAAGTAAATAAATTCTTTGGTCGTTTTCGCCAAGCGCCAATGCATCTTTAGTATGCATTTCAAGGCAATGGGCGCAGCCATTAATTTGTGATGCTCTGATTTTTACTAGTTCTAAAAGTTTATGGTCTATCTTACTTTGATCTACAACTTTCTGTAAACCAAGCATAGCTTTATAACCTTCGGGTAAGGTTTTAGACCAACGTAATCGCATAATTATTTCCTTTCTATAAATAACGAAATTTTGTGACTTATTAAATATTCATTTGCGATTTTCTCTTACCTTTCGCACATCTTTTGCTTGTACAAGCTGTGCATTATTTCCCCAGCTTGTTCTTTCATGATTTACCACTGCTGCAACTTCTTCATCCGATAGCTGATCAGCCCAGGCTGGCATTGGCGTGGAATATTTAATTCCGTTTATTACCTTACCTTGCAATCCAAACAATACAATCCGAATATGCTCAGTAGGATCTTTTGCTTTAACTACATCATCACTCATCAGTGGCGGAAACACATTTGTTAATCCCTGTCCATTTTCCTGATGACAACTTGAGCAGCTTTTTCTATAAATATCTGCTCCATTAATTGCAGTAAGATTTTGTGAGGCTTCTTTTGTTACTTCTGTAATTTGCGGTTTTTTATATGTTGGTGTATTCGCAAATTCTTCCGGAGGATTCCATTGATTGATAAAATAAAACATCGACCAGGCAACAATTAGAATGAATAAAACCCAAATCCAGCTTGGAATGGGGGAGGGGGTTTCAGCTGTTGTTGGCTCCCATTTTTCTTTTGCTGATGCACCGTAAGCGTTGACTAAAAGGGAAATTTTTCCTTCAACAATATCGTTTTCTTTTAAGCCCTGTATTGTAATTCCTGGACCATTGCGTACAATAAACTTTACATCTCTTACAGATTTCTTTCCATCTTCACTATAAGCAATTACTGTAAGCTTATGTTCGCCATCATCAAGTGTGGTTGTGTCTAATTCAAATCTTGCAGGCGGACTGTAAACAGCGATTGGTTCTTTATTATCGTCCAAGTAAACTTCAATTTTGTTTTGTTGTTGGTCCCAAAGATTACTCAATTTTTCTTTTCTCCTTCATCTTCAAGAATTATTCTTTTAATATGGTTTTTAGATTCTTCCTTTGGATTGATGAGATATTTTATTGTTAAGATTATCACTGCTAATACAATTAGGGTTGAAGCCACATAAACAAAGTAAAACCAAAAATCTTTTTTAACAGGCTGCATAGTTTCGTGTTGTAATATAAACATCACGATGAAATAAATATTTTGAAGAATTGAGCTTATCATTTTCCCTCCGCTCTTATTTTCTTCACATCATCAGCAGTAATTTTTTTACCGTTATTTCCCCAGCTGCTTCGTTCGTAATTTATAATGTCTGCAATTTGTTCATCGGTTAAATTATCTTTCTGAGCCGGCATTTCTGAAGGGTACACAATTCCATTTATTGCTTCACCTTTCAACCCAAACAAAACTGTTCTGATATGTTTATCAATATTTTCTGAATTAACAGTTGCAGAATTTTTCAGCGGCGGAAATGTCATTGGAATTCCTTCCCCATTTTGCTGATGGCAGCTTGCACAATTTGTATTATATAGCTGTGCGCCTCTATTGGCTGCTGTTAAATTTTTACTTGATGATTCTTCAACTTGACTTATCCCTTCAATCGGCTTCTGTTTTAGAAATAAAAGATAAGCCACAAGATCTTTCGCCTTCTGAGTTGCTACAACCTTTCCATTTTTAGGGGCATATTCAGCTGGGACAGGAATTACCAAATCATTTGAATCAGGATTTTCCTTTATTTCATAAAGCCAAGGATATGCTTGCATAATTGATGATTTAACAACAGCTCTAGGATTATATAGATGAATGTGATGCCAAATTTCACTTGGTTGACGATTACCAATATTGCTTAAATCCGGTCCTGTTCTTTCACTTCCTAAAACTGCTGGGGTCATTCTGATTTGATCAAGTGGAGTTAAGTAAGAATAATCAAATGGGGAAGATGGTCTTCCAAATACTTTATCGAGTGGTAGTGGTCGTACTTGTTGAGTGTGGCAGTATAAACATCCTTCCGAAACATAAATTTTTAATCCTCTAAATTGAGCTGGGGTTAATGTATTTACACCGCACATTGGATCGTTTGAGTTAACTTCAATAGCGGGAATAATTGCAATTAAAATTGATAATGCAACAAATCCAAAGAAAACGACACTAAACAGTAGTTTATGATTTTCACTAAAATTTAATTTCATATTTGTTCACCTGCTAAATCAACTTTTTTATGTAAATGTGTCAATGGTTTCATCTTATACAAATTATATGCAAAAATGATATGTGAAATAAACATAAAAGTTCCGCCAACAGCCCGCCAAATCCAATAAGGTATCATCAATTCTACTGAATGAATAAAAGGCAAACCTTCAATCCAGCTTTTACCCTGCATAGTTCCGCCAATCATTAAAGCAAATCCGTAAATAAGCAATCCCAGAAGTGCAAACCAGAAATGTATTCCAATCAATAAGTGTGATGGTTCTTTTCCGGTTAATCTTGGTAATAAAGCATAAATACCGCCCCAAATTAAAAATACAACAAAGCCGTACATTGTTAAGTGAGAATGGGCGATAGTGTAATTTGTAAAATGCCAGTACTGATTAAATTCTCTTAAAGCTTCTAAGGAACCTTGAGCCGATGCAAGAAAATAAAATATTACTCCAACAAGGATAAATGGCAAAGAATAACTTCGGGCAACTTTTCTGAAACTGCCTTTCATAGTTAAAAGGAAGTTTCCTGTTCCGGCAGTTAAAGTAATTACCATACCAACACTAAAAACAATTGCAACTGTTTGAAGCCACCATGGAATTGGTGCAAATACAAAATGATGAGCACCAATTAGAGAATAGAAAACCATTTGCGTCCAGAATGCCAGCACACCAAGTGAATAAGAGTAAATTGGTTTGTTTAATAACATCGGAAGAAAATAATAAGTTAATCCTAATACCAAAGGAGTAAACCACATCCCAACACCCATATGCATATAGTAGCCTTGAATCACCGTTTCACCAAGAGCATTCTGGTACCAAGGAATGTAAGCAATAACAATAACAACTATTGTCCACAAAAAAGCAGCGAGTATATACCAGTTTGAAATATAAATTTCTTTTGTTCCCCTTAGAGCAATTGTTTTATAAAAATTTAATGTGTGAGAAATTACTCCGAGAGCAAAAAGCATCATAGCAGGCCAAATGAACTCGCGATATTCTTGACCACCGTTGTTATAACCCATAAATAAATAGATTACTCCAACTAAAATTGAAGCATTTATTACAAAAAGAGCTCTTCTTGCAAGTGAGATACTAAACAATGGTCTTTGGCTAGTTCTTGGAATAACATATAAAGCTAATGCTATCATAGCAAGAGAAGTCCATCCCCAGAAAACAACATTAGTGTGAATTGGTCTTAACCTTCCAAAGGAAAGCCATTGCGCAACTCCAAAATCGGGGTATATAAACCTGATAGCCAGATACAAGCCAACAAAAGTTCCAAATATAAGCCACACAGTTGCTGAAACAAGATAAGAGTAGATAAGTTTAGTTAGACGGTCGTCTTCATTTATTAAATCATCAATTTTAACTTTTGTTGGTGCAATTGGTCTTTCAACAGCCATTGTGTTTTCCTTTCTTATCAAATCAACCTATTAGTAATTTAAACTGCTTTTCCAGAATCTGTCGGGATTGTCATTTTTCTACTTTTAGCTTACTTGAATGCTCAATCATAATACAACTTATTTCTCATTCAGCAGTCATTTCTTTTTCAAGCTTGAGTGCACTTGGGAAAAGAATATTATTTTCTAAATGAATATGAATGTGCAAATCTTCTTCAAATTCTTTAAGTAAAGAATAAGTTAATTGATAAGTATTGCAGCCATCATCTGGTACAATATAATTGTTAGATAGTTCATTAATTTTTTTAAAACGCTCTCCTTCAACATCATGCTCAATCATCATTGCGCTAATGGGATTTTCTACCGAGCCAAATTGTGGCGGATTTACCTTTTCATTTTTTTGCTTAGCAGCGGCAATTTTTCTAATGTATGGAAATAAAATCAGTTCTTCTTTTTTCATGTGCATTGCCAGCTGACCGGCAGATTGATTAAACAGATCATTTATTTCAAACAGTTCGGGATGATTATTGCCGTGTACTTGACATAGTTTTGCAAGGTATTCTTTTATTTCGGGGGTTCTTTCCTCAATATAACGATGATGTTTTTTCTCGATATAATCTGCAAGCAAATCAAGAGGCCATGACTTGAAATCAACTGCATTGTTGTTATTATCTTTTTGCAGTGAAGTAAGTTCAGTAATAATTTTTTGAGGGTCTATATTTTTTTCTTTTACTGCGGTGTCGAATTTTTTATTGCCATTACAACAAAAATCTATTTTATAAGATTCGAAAATTTTTGCAGCTCTATAGTCCTCAGCAACTATCTCTGCTATGGTTTTGTTATCGAAGTCATTCATATTTTTCTCCATGTTTTTTTATTAACTGTTTTTCATTGTGAATTTCTTTAATTGTTTATCCTAAATAACATTACAGCATAAATAAACAAGCAAACTACTTTAACTATTTCAAAGATTATATAGAATAAATGCACATTTGATTCTGGAACATTTTGACCTGTAATATAAAGCTCTGCTCTTGCATCTAATTTTGGTAAAAGCCAGAATGATTGAAGGAGTAATATTATAACTGGTATAAAGTAAGCAACACTTTTCAGCGTGAAAATTTCAGCATCAGCAATTATTAAGTTTAGTATTACTATAAACGCCAATACCCATTCAACTTTATTCAATGCATTGAATACTAGTCTGCCAATGCCAAGTCCCAAAGGCAAACTAATTCCGGGTGCCCTAAATTTAAGCCAAGCTTCCATAAAGCTTATTGCTCCAACAAAACCAACCCAAATAAAAATAGAGGCCAAAGCAAAGGGATACTTTATTTCATAACTCATATTTTTAGTTCCTTTCAGACTGATTTTACTGATTTTGTAAATATTACAATGACTACACTTACTCCTTTCTTTTTACTTCTTGCATTTCATTTATCCTTTTTCACTTATCTTTAAGTTTGCTTCGCCGCTTTGCTCTTAGCAAAGGCAGACAGATATTCTTTGAAAGAATAGTTAAGATAATCTTCAGGAATGTTATGATATTTCGGCATTATCTTAATATGTAATCCAATTTCTGCTTTCCTTTCTTAAAAGAATAATATGTTTTTCTCTGATTGCAGTTTTTAGTAATCTTCCAAGAAATCCTACAAATGTTACTTTCTTTAAGATCGGAAGAGCTAACCAGCCAATTGCAAGATGCTTACCAAGACTAACAACCTCGCCCAATACTTTTGGGTAATATACTTTTTTAGGTTTGCCAAAAATTTCAGCATAAATATTTTCTGCAACTAACCTTCCTTGCTGCAAGGCAAATTGAGCAGCAGCAGGAACCGGTTTGCCTGTAACAGGATTAATTGCATTAGCGCTGTCACCAATAGCATAGACATATTTATTATCTTCTGCTTGTAAGTATTGGTTAACAATTAGTCTGCCAGCAGGGCCGGTTTTTAATCCTTCTCGCTTTAATAAATCTGATACTCTAATTCCGCCGGTCCAAATAAAATTTCTTGTTTTAATTGCTGTACCATTTTCTAAAAAGATTTCATCTTCAGTTCGTTTAATAATTTTTGAATTCAACAGAATTTTTACGCCTTTATCAGTCAAGCGTTGTTTTATTTTTTCAGAAAATTCCTCGTTCATAAATGGGACTAATCTATTAGCGGCTTCGATTAAAATAATTTCAACATTGCTTTTATTAACATTATAGTCAGTTATACATTTTAAAACATGGTCTGCAAGTTCACCAGCAAACTCAACTCCTGAAAGACCACCTCCGCCAATAACAAATCGAAGATTTTCTTTTATCTTATTTTCATCTTTTTCTGATGCCGATAGTGCACATACAGAAGATATATGCTCGTAAATTTTTTCTGCATCGTATAAAGTTTGCAATGCAAATGAATGCTCTGCCATACCGGGAATATTGTAGTAATTTACTTTGCTTCCGATTGCAATTACTAAAAATTGGTAGTTCAGCAACCTCTCGTCAATCTGAACTGTCCTATTTTCGGTATCAATATCATTTACCTCTCCCAAATGAAATTGAATATTTCTATTCTTTAAAATTTTGTAGAGTGGAATTGAAACTTCGGTTTTACGTACCGCCGCCTCGTGGAGTTGAGTCTTAATAGTATGAAATGGATGTTTATCTATTAAATGAACTTGAAAGAATGGATGTTTTTTAAATAATCTTTCGAGTCGAAGTGCGGCTGTAAGTCCGCCGTAACCAGCACCGATAACAACAATGTTTTTCAGTATGGGGTCGTTAATTAAGTTGGGTGCTTTTATTTGCGGATATGATTTTTTTGGTTCAAAATATTTTGGGATAAGCTCGTTAAATGTTTCTCGGAAGAATTGTCTTGCGATAATATGTTCATTTCCCTTGTATTGGATAAACATAAAATCATTTGTAAAATCTTCAATATATTTTTTCATTTGGTCATTCATAACTGCTCAAAATACTTTTGCCAAAAAAATGAGTAACAATACGTTGAAATACGAGCTGCTGAATATTGATATCTGTTAAAAGTGAAATTAAAATTTTGTAAACAAGACCATCTCGAAAGTGAAAACCGAAATAAACTACACTATTTTTATAGCATCCATTGGGCAAATAGCAATACATTTTATATTGTCAAGTCCAACGCAGCTGTTGCATATTTCTAGGACGATAAAAAAGTGGTCATTAGAAATTGGTTCAAAAGATTTTTTCCCCAACTGCCATTTTTTACCTGGTTGATAAATAGCTTCTGTTGGGCATTCAACAGCACAGGCACTGCAATTTATACACTCATCAGTTATTATAGCTTTCATGGAAGTTTTCCCCTTTACATTCCTAATTGCTCTTTAGCTGCATCAGACATTTTTTCTGGTGACCATTTTGGTTCCCAAACTAAATTAACATTTACCTTCTTGTCCGGTGCATAAAGTGAAATCATATTATGAACCCATTCTGGCATGCTTCCATGCATAGGGCAGCCTGGAGTTGTAAGAGTCATTGTCACAGTAATTTCCTTTTCGGAAATATCAATATCGTAAACTAGACCCAAATCAACAATGTTAATACCAATCTCTGGATCTATAACATGTCTTAGTATGTTAAGTATTTTTTCTTTCTCATCCATTGTTTAACTCCAGAATATCTTAATCATGTTTGTTGCAAAAATTACAGAACTAATTAGCATCAAAAAAAATGAGACTAATAATAACTGATTAATTTGGAATGAAAATGAAATAGTAGCTAATATTAAGCCGGTCATCATAAAATAAAATTCAATTAATGCAATTTTCTCATTGAACATATCTTTTAACATTGGGACATTTTCAAAACCTACTTTGCTGCTGTATTTATGATACCAGACAAGAAAGGGAACTATCTTGTACATTTGTCCAACTATCAGCATTGAAAGGTAGCCAAAAATTATAATATAACCATAGATTAATGTAAGATTGATAATACTTTGATAGTCTATAAAAGCAATTACAGTGCCTAATAAAGTAGTAATACCTAAGATAATATAAGCGAAAGAAGAAAATTTAATACCCACATCAAATTTCTTTCTAATTCTTTTTTTGAAAATCTCTAAAACTTGGAATAGAAATAAAATAATACCAACAGCAATTAGTGGTACAAAGATATAATAAAATATTGTTGTTTCACTGTAATGCATTATAGTTGAAATACCAAGTAAGCCAATATTAATAAGTACAAAAGCAATTTTTGCCAGTGTCAATTTGAAATTGTGAGAAAGGGTGAACATCGGGATTAATTTATATGTTACTCCCATTACCACCATAGAAACCCAGCCTATAAATGCAACGTGGGCATGAAGATTTAAATACTGAAGATGATTTATTCTAATATAAGGATGGTCAAGATTTGCAGCTAATAATAAGCCAGCTACTGCTGTCACAAAAAGGTAAAATAATGCAGCCGCTAAATACGTCCCAGTTAAATTCCATGTCCTAACACTTTTCATTGTGGCAATGATATTAAATATAAAAATGTACATTGCAAGATTAATAAGAATTGCTGGAGCGGTAAAACTTAAAGCAGAATTAAAATGCCAGAACTTGTAAACCAAACCGATTATACCCGCAGCGAAAATCCAGAATTGGATTTCAGCTAATTTGGAACTGAACAATTTTACTTCCAGTATTACCGGAACAAGCTGAAACATAGCGCCGAAGATAATCATTGTAATCCAACCCAAAGTTGCAATGTGTGTAATTGAAAGAATTTTGGGTTGAAAATGATGTCCGCCGATATCTTCATAGTTAAATAAAAGAAGTAAATTAAGTAGTATAAAAGCAATTATGCCGGCAATAAAATATTTTGCAACAATCTTAAAAGGTGGTGAGTATGCAGACGCAATGTTACCGGTTTGATTCATATTAATTTCTTTTTTTAGTAATAATTACTTTATAATAGTTTTCTTCTATTTTATTGGAAATTGCTTCGTAACCTCTTTCTTCTAATTTTGGATAAAGCATCATAGGTTCACGATGATGATGCACAAGAAGTACAGTATTTTCATCTATTTTTGATAGAGTTTCAAGTATTTTCATCATTGGTTCAGGCGGAACAAGATCTCTTACATCTAACTCAATCATTTTTTTAAAATCAGTTTCTTGTAATGATGGCCTCTGTTCTTTAGGAATTTCATTTTGATTTTTTCCTTGGCCTCTGTAAAAGTATACTTTAAATAAATTTCTTTCTTTTTCGGTCCAATGCTCAAATCCTTTTTTGCCAAGGACAGAATAAAGGGGTATGGGTTCAAAAGAATTTAGGATTAAGAGTATTTCATCATCTTTCAATTCATTTATTTTTGTCATAATATCCATGAAAGGATCTTTCCCTGAGTCAATAATAGGACGAACATCAAGCTTAAGGATTTTATCAGGATTAATTTCATCAAAAAATTTTGGTTTTTGGATAATGGTAGCATTACTTTGTAAATCTTTAGCAGAACTTTTAATAGATTCGAATGAATTTTGAATTGACTTATTTAATTCAAAAAGAAGTGTGTTTAAGTCCACATTAGCAATTGATGCGGCTTGTTCAACAGTTACTCTGCTAGCTAATGCTTTTCTGAGAATTTTGTTGTTTAACTTTTTAAAATGTGGACTAACACTCACAAAAATATTTAGCGTTTGTGGGTACGCAGAAAGTACTTCCGATATTTTCATTTCTTTGGTAATCATACTGTATCCATTTACAACTCTTTCTGCATAATTTCCATTTATTTTTTAAAAATATTAATACGCCATACATTAGGACCTTTTTCAACATATTCCCATTCAAACTGATTCGGTCTTTCAGCATTAAATTGATAATACAATGGCATTGGGTCGTGATCATTTATTAATTGAAATCCCTCACCGTTTTTTAATGCATCAAAAGTTGCAAATATTGTGGGATGTTTTTCACGGGGTGGGACTGGACGAATATCTAATTCTTTTACTGCCATTTTTACTCCTTTTTTTGTTTGTAAAATTTATGTTCCAAAGCTAATCGGACTATTCCTATATTTTTTTGACTTAAGTCAGATTTGATATCTTTTATTAATTGTGTTCTTATACTGTTATCAAATTTCCTAAAAAATGAATTTGCTTTCAGGTCGATATTAAACACTGCCGTCAAATCGATTTACCACACTTTGGGCAAGAGGCTGAAAAGTAATACCTTGTTATAGTTTTTCTACATTTAGCTTAGTGGGACATTTTTAACTACAAAGTGATAAACTTTTATTAATTTTTTGGCTTAATAGGGTAATAAGGTTGTGGATTTTTTTGAGCAGTTTTGTTACTAAGGTTTATCTTCATACTTAGACTTTTTCAACCCAGATTTTTTCGCTAGAAAAAATTGCCTTGCGAGCTGATAAATGATATAAAAAAAATAACAGATTGATAGGTTTATCTAAAAAAATAAAGATAGTAGGATGAAACTTTACTTGGCTAATTCCCTTAATTTTTTTATATCGTTCACAAAAATTTTTTTGCCATTTACTCTTATAATTTCATCATCCTGAAGTTTTTTGAAGGCTCGAGATAAAGTCTCAGTAATTGTACCGAGATATGAGGCTATTGTAGATTTTGGGACTGAAAGCTTCACAAACGGTTCGGGATAGTTTTCTGTACCTGCTACCTTAATTTCGTTAAGTAAATATTTAGCCAGTCGGTTTGGAACTTCTTTCAGCGAAATATCTTCAAGCTGGTTAACTAAAGCTTTTAATCTTTTAGCAAAACCAGCGAGCATTTTTAGTGCAATTTCTGGTTCACTTCTAATTATTTCAAGAAATTTATCTTTAGGAATAAATATAGC
This window harbors:
- a CDS encoding nicotinamidase, whose protein sequence is MKALFIVDLQNDFCPNGALPTPKGDIIIPVINKLMDKFDFVLASKDWHPENSVHFNKWPKHCIQNSYGAEFPEGLNSEKIHKVFLKGTGDKDDGYSAFEATNENLVDYLKRNNIDEFYVTGLTAEYCVKQTVLDALKNGFKTFVIKDGVEGIYQNEGDVENAFTEMEKAGAVIITSDKIL
- a CDS encoding nicotinate phosphoribosyltransferase; the protein is MNFFKDNIGLYLDYYELTMAQGYFLTGIGNRQANFDYFFRNNPFNSGYAIFAGLQDMLELISEFTYNNGAIDFLHKHGFKNEFLDYLKNFKFSGNIFSVPEGEIVFPNEPLIRVEGSIIETQLLESIILNVINFESLIATKARRLRYSAGKRKLADFGLRRAQGFAALFASKAAIIGGMDNTSNVYSAFIYDLIPTGTQAHSWIQSFGDELTAFRKFAELYPDNCVLLVDTYDTLKSGIPNAIKIAKEMEQNGHKLSAVRLDSGDLAYLSKKARKMLDEAELNYVKIIASNQLDEYLIKSLIEQGAPIDAFGVGTNLITGQKDAALDGVYKISTINNNPTIKLSEDVSKITLPGIKKIYRYFNGENKFYADCIALENETDIDVMLHPHDIYKKCKLKDLHYESLTAQVFKNGAPSINFKSVKEIAAYSEYRFSLLPDEHKRFEFPHIYKVGLSPNLKQLRDELITKMKGGV
- a CDS encoding FAD-binding oxidoreductase, translating into MAEHKLKILDTKNLTHDVKSLKVEKPKGYSFIPGQATDVAINKPKLAEQKRSFTFTSLNEWDYLEFTIKIYNDHNGVTKEIGKLKPGDELIIDDPWGAISYKGEGYFIAGGAGVTPFIAILRELNSKNQLGNNKLIFANKTEADIIHKDEFEKMLGKNFINILSHQKSDKYHYGFITEEFLKSVVNDFNKMFYLCGPPPMMNALEKIFDNLGIPDNQIIKEEF
- a CDS encoding carboxymuconolactone decarboxylase family protein, which gives rise to MRLRWSKTLPEGYKAMLGLQKVVDQSKIDHKLLELVKIRASQINGCAHCLEMHTKDALALGENDQRIYLLSAWREAPFYSERERAALAWCEALTNLPQSGAPDEVYAEAEKLFTPKELVELTLAIVAINSWNRLAVGFRSEVGNYVSRYKKSK
- a CDS encoding cytochrome c, which gives rise to MSNLWDQQQNKIEVYLDDNKEPIAVYSPPARFELDTTTLDDGEHKLTVIAYSEDGKKSVRDVKFIVRNGPGITIQGLKENDIVEGKISLLVNAYGASAKEKWEPTTAETPSPIPSWIWVLFILIVAWSMFYFINQWNPPEEFANTPTYKKPQITEVTKEASQNLTAINGADIYRKSCSSCHQENGQGLTNVFPPLMSDDVVKAKDPTEHIRIVLFGLQGKVINGIKYSTPMPAWADQLSDEEVAAVVNHERTSWGNNAQLVQAKDVRKVRENRK
- a CDS encoding cbb3-type cytochrome c oxidase subunit II; amino-acid sequence: MKLNFSENHKLLFSVVFFGFVALSILIAIIPAIEVNSNDPMCGVNTLTPAQFRGLKIYVSEGCLYCHTQQVRPLPLDKVFGRPSSPFDYSYLTPLDQIRMTPAVLGSERTGPDLSNIGNRQPSEIWHHIHLYNPRAVVKSSIMQAYPWLYEIKENPDSNDLVIPVPAEYAPKNGKVVATQKAKDLVAYLLFLKQKPIEGISQVEESSSKNLTAANRGAQLYNTNCASCHQQNGEGIPMTFPPLKNSATVNSENIDKHIRTVLFGLKGEAINGIVYPSEMPAQKDNLTDEQIADIINYERSSWGNNGKKITADDVKKIRAEGK
- a CDS encoding cbb3-type cytochrome c oxidase subunit I; protein product: MAVERPIAPTKVKIDDLINEDDRLTKLIYSYLVSATVWLIFGTFVGLYLAIRFIYPDFGVAQWLSFGRLRPIHTNVVFWGWTSLAMIALALYVIPRTSQRPLFSISLARRALFVINASILVGVIYLFMGYNNGGQEYREFIWPAMMLFALGVISHTLNFYKTIALRGTKEIYISNWYILAAFLWTIVVIVIAYIPWYQNALGETVIQGYYMHMGVGMWFTPLVLGLTYYFLPMLLNKPIYSYSLGVLAFWTQMVFYSLIGAHHFVFAPIPWWLQTVAIVFSVGMVITLTAGTGNFLLTMKGSFRKVARSYSLPFILVGVIFYFLASAQGSLEALREFNQYWHFTNYTIAHSHLTMYGFVVFLIWGGIYALLPRLTGKEPSHLLIGIHFWFALLGLLIYGFALMIGGTMQGKSWIEGLPFIHSVELMIPYWIWRAVGGTFMFISHIIFAYNLYKMKPLTHLHKKVDLAGEQI